In the genome of Massilia sp. W12, the window TTTGCGCCGATACATTTTGCAAGGCCGCAACATATCCCGGCCTCAGCCGCGCCGGGGCATTTGCAGGCGGCGTGGATTGTTATAGTCTTAAGACATGGCTGGCGCAGATGGGGCCGGCGCATATCGGGGCTTTGAAGAATGGAGAGCGATCATGACCATTACCCTTGCTCATACCCGCACCGTGTATGACATCGCCGAAGTGCAAGGTGCGATGGAGCGCAGCCAGGGCCGCCTGCCTGAGCTGGACGCTTTTTATGAACGTATGATGGATTCCGGCGGCGAACGTTTTGTCACCAAACCCTCTTCCACTGCCGCGCTGGACGATCTGTACGAAGAATGTCCGAATTTTGCCGAAGTGCTGGACGATCTGGCGCGCTATCTCGGCCTGGCCTTAGCCGGCAACGCCAGTGTGAACTTGATGCCGCTGCTTTTGCTGGGCGAGCCGGGGGTGGGCAAAACCCATTTCGGCAAACGGCTGGCGCATGCGCTGGGCACTGAGTTTGAATTCATCAGCATGAACAGCTTGTCCGCCGGCTTCATCATCAGCGGCAGTTCGGCCAGTTGGAAAGGGGCGAAATGCGGCAAAGTGGCGGAGCGTCTGGTGCGCGGGCAGTATGCGAATCCGGTGATGTTGCTCGATGAGGTGGAAAAAGCGAGCGGCTCGACCCAATCCGATCCGCTGTCTGCGCTGTATCAATTGCTGGAGCCGGAAACCGCCAGCACTTTTCGCGATGAATTCATTGATGTGGACTTGGACGCCAGCCAGATTTTCTGGGTGATGACGGCCAACAGCACCGATGGCATTCCGGCCCCGCTGCTTTCGCGCATGGCGGTGTATGAAGTGCCGGGGCCGACTGAGGAGCAGGCGTTTGCGATTGCGCAAAGAATTTACGACGGCTTGCGACAGGAATTGAAGTTAAGCCAGATGGATGGCGATTTGCAGGAAGAGGCATTGCAACGCTTAGCGCAAATCTCGCCGCGCGAAATGCGCAAAACCCTGCTGGATGCGATGGGCCACGCGGTGGCTGCGGGCCGGCAGGGGATTCTGGCGGGAGATGTCAAGCCAAGGCAAAATACAAGGCAGCAGCGGATGGGATTTTGAATCTGGCTGGCTGAGGCCTGAACAATCCGGCGGGGTGGGAGCAAAAGCACGCCCATCCTGCCGGCTTGAGGCTGCACACCGCAACATGGCGCGCCAGCCCAAAAAAGGGGCTTTTATGCCTCACCACCCTTGTATTTTTTACTGGCTCTTTTGAACAAGACCACAGTGCTTCCGACACACAACGCCAGCAGGAGCACAACACTGAGCACGCGGCCGGGAACATTCATCTGTTCATTGCTGCCGGCGATGAACAAGACGCCAAAAAGAATCAAATAGGCAAAAAACCAAGTATGCAGACCCATTCCATCCACCCACCTGGATCGCAATTCCCAATACCCAAACAACAGCAGAGCAAAAAAAATGAGTAAACCGAGTGAGATAGGCATTTTGCCTCCGTGATAATCTGATTTCCTATAACATCATATCTTATTCGGGGTATGGCGCCAAGTGGCGTGCCCTTGGAGGCGTCAGTTTTCTTGAGCGGAGTACAAATGACAAATAGCGACTTACAAACACTTTTAGTAAAGCTGGAGCGCGAGCTGCACAATCCTTCCACCCATCATAAGCGCGCGCGTCTGGCTGAATTGCTGCACCCTGACTTTCTTGAATTTGGCCGCTCGGGCCGCAGTTACACATTTGCGGAAATAGTCGAACATTTGAGCGCGGCGGCGCCAGAGCAACCCTGGTTGAACGGATTGAAGGCGCAAAACTTCAAGCTGCGTTTGCTGCAGGATGGGCTTGCCCTGCTGACCTATCAATCTGTCAACCTCGACGCGCAAGGTCAGCCAGGCCTGCACGCCTTGCGCTCTTCAATCTGGCAGCAAAACGCCAGTGGCTGGCAAATGATTTTCCATCAAGGCACGCCTACTGCAGTTTTTGCGCTGCAGGCGGAGTGATCAGAGGGGAGCACACGCCCTCCCCGTTTTACGTAGAAAATTAGCGCAATGGTGAAAAATAACAGATCATCCCCCAGTTAATTGGTCGTAAGGGGGAAGATTGAGGATTGTTTCAGCCAGTTGATCATAAGCCTCTTCAAGATTTTCAGCGACTCGTCGCCGCTCTTCTAACAACAAATACTCTTCTGGCTCCAACTCTCCATTTTCGGCCCCTTCCTGCAAGGCGCGCAATTCTGATGCAACAGCTTGAATACATACAATCAAGGCTTCAGTGCTTATTTCCGGCATGTTATTTCCTCTTTAATTCTCAGATTTTGCCAACTCACATTGACGCACGATCGCGGCACGAGCCATATTGTTCAAATATCCCTTCATTTGTGTAACCGTCATACGGGATTTGCATTCTATTTGATAGTGATAACCCTTTAAGTTTGGGTTATATGAGCTGGTCTTTTGCTTTTTATCCTTAATCATCACCAACTCATCACTATATTCCGTTCCAATCGGTATCCAAAATTCTTTTGTAGGAAACCATCCCGATACATCATGCAAAGAAGTACCACCGCCAGGCAAGACTTCAGGGCCATTTTCACCCAAAGCAGTTTCCACATCGGCCTTACTGGTTACCATCTTACCTAACCTGTTACTATAGTATTCAGTATCTTCCCAGCGTGGATCAAGTATGCCATCACCAGGGTAAATACCAACTTTAATGCTTTTAAAAGATTTATCCATAACGGATCTATATAAATCACATTGTGTTTTTGCCATCGCTTTCTCCAGATAAAGTAAGCCGACCGCCTGTCCAGTGCAGCGTCTCTACAAGCATGCAAATTTATTGAGAACAATCCATTAGAAATAACTCCCCTGGTATGTCTTTGTGATTTCACACGCGTGGGCACAAAAGCGTGCCCACGCTACATTGGCGCTGGCCAAACATCAAGGCCAAGGCGTCCCAGGCGTGCAATTTTCCACAAACAGAATAATATTCCGGCTGTCATTCGGGATATACACTTGATTCACCGCGGAAGCCGGCAAAGTGCCGCTGGTGCAGGTGGCGCTTTGACCGGGACCGACCACAACCTTGGTTCCCACCTTGATGGTGCAGGAACTCATGATATTGAGCGGACTCCATTCCGGGCAGATATCGTTTTTCTTGGCGTATTCTTCACGCGGGCCGACCGGCTTGTCAAAACTCCACCAACGGCCATACACAGTGTAGGCCTTGTCTTTGTCCCATACGCGATACACCGTGACCGGCTTCTCAGCGACAAACACCTTGCCTTTGCACAGCGCGCCCTTGCCCGGTGCGCCAATGGCCGAGGCCAGCAGCGCATCGTCAGTGGCGGGAACCATGCCTGCCGGCGGGGTGATCACATCGCCAACGCATTCTTGTGCGGCGACGCCAAAGCTGGCGCCGGCGAATAAAGTTGCGATTAATAAAGATTGCCGAAATGCTTTCATTTGTTTCTCCTGAAGAACAGCAAAAACCAAAGCGGCCAGCAGCCGCCAACAGATACAGCCAAAGTGAAGCGAAAATCTTTATGCGGCGAAAGCCTGCAGGCGCGCCAGCGTCAGGCGCTGATTGCCGCGCGCCCATTCGTGCGCCAGATCATGGCCGCTCAGACTGTGATCGCTTTGCGCCGCCAACCAGGTGATGAATTCGGTTTCAGTTGCAAACACCAGGCATTCCGGCTGCTGCCCCTGGATACGCATGTTTTGCGCTTGTTGCGGGGTGGTGATCTGCCCGTCATACACTTCGGCGCAAACAAACTGGCCATCGATCATGGCCAGGCCGATGCCGCAATATTCCGGGTGCTGCTCAATCAAGGTTTTGCCATTGCGCAAGGCTTGCGCCACGGCTTGCGCTAAAACCGGGCCTATCGTTTGGGTTGTCATATGCGTCAATGCAGGTGTTGGAGGATGGCCGCAGTATGACAGGATTTGCGGCGCTGACGCTTTTTGCGCACAAGCTGCAGCCCCGGCTTGTGGGGGATGCGCAACAACGCGGGAAAGCGGCTTGCCGCTGCCCTTTCAGGCGCCGCGAACCGCCCGCTGGAGGACTGAGGCCGCAGGCTTTGCTTACGCTCAGCCCGGTGCGGCGGGTTGCAGATGGTTCAGGGTTTTGCTGTGGCTTTTTTAGCGCTGGCGGCGGGCTTTTGCTGCAATTCTTTTTCCATTTGCAAAATCAGCGCAACCCGGCTTTTGCAATCGCCTTCCACCAAGGGGCACAGTTCGTGGTCGCTTAATTTCATCGCGCTTTGCTGTTTGCGCATGCGCGGCAACCAATCGTGTGCGGATTTTTCCGCGCCGGGCAAGCCGGTGCGGGCGGAGTTGGCGGCGCCGATCCAGGCGAAATACAAAATGCCCATGCGTTCTTGCTGCGCTTTGGCGCTGCGCCCTTTCACATTGGCGTGATGGGCTTGCAAACAGGCGTCGTATTCGTGCGCATCGTCGTGCATCAAGTCGTGGCAATCTTCGCGCGCGCTGGCGGCGGCGGCGCGCATCGCTTCTTGTTGCGGCGTGAGCGTATTCGCACTGGCTGAGGCGGCAAACGCCGGGGTCAGACTGAACAGCGCCGCCGCCGCAATTCCAACTGTCAAACCTGGCTTCATTTCGACTCCAGCTTGCCAGGCCCGCTGCATTCGCCTTGGATATAGCCGCTCACTTTGCTGTCAATGCAAGCTTTGCATGCATTCGAGAAGGTTTGCAGATTTTCCGAGGGGCAAGGCGGGCGCACGCAGCGCACGCCGGTATCGCGCACCGCGCACACCGGTTTGTAATCGGCAGTGCAAATTGTGCTTTTAGAACGCGGGCTGGGGCAGGCTTGCATGCGTTCTTTCACTTGCGCCACTTGTTTCACCAAGGCTTCATCGGACGGCTGGGAGGGCGGGGCCGACGGCGCGGCTGCGCTGGCGGCGGCAGGCGCGGCGGCTGGCGCTTGTGCAGGCGGGCTGACCTGGGCGCAGGCGCTGCAAATGAATAACATCAGGCTGCTGACGAGAATCGAGACTTTCATGGTTTTCTCCAAAGAAACATTCCGGTGTCAGAGCGCTCTTTGCAAGCGAAGTTCCGTTTGCGCCGGGCGTCCGGGTAAATGCAGGCGCACGCTTTGCGGCGGC includes:
- a CDS encoding AAA family ATPase; translated protein: MTITLAHTRTVYDIAEVQGAMERSQGRLPELDAFYERMMDSGGERFVTKPSSTAALDDLYEECPNFAEVLDDLARYLGLALAGNASVNLMPLLLLGEPGVGKTHFGKRLAHALGTEFEFISMNSLSAGFIISGSSASWKGAKCGKVAERLVRGQYANPVMLLDEVEKASGSTQSDPLSALYQLLEPETASTFRDEFIDVDLDASQIFWVMTANSTDGIPAPLLSRMAVYEVPGPTEEQAFAIAQRIYDGLRQELKLSQMDGDLQEEALQRLAQISPREMRKTLLDAMGHAVAAGRQGILAGDVKPRQNTRQQRMGF
- a CDS encoding DUF4440 domain-containing protein, with the protein product MTNSDLQTLLVKLERELHNPSTHHKRARLAELLHPDFLEFGRSGRSYTFAEIVEHLSAAAPEQPWLNGLKAQNFKLRLLQDGLALLTYQSVNLDAQGQPGLHALRSSIWQQNASGWQMIFHQGTPTAVFALQAE